The Hordeum vulgare subsp. vulgare chromosome 7H, MorexV3_pseudomolecules_assembly, whole genome shotgun sequence DNA window caatacatgcatatatatgaataaaactcaacacaattgatggtaatatataaaataaaattgtgaatagtatttaggtacttgatattgtttctcagATATGCCCCCCTGCTCAGAGGTCGAGAGACGAATTAGCTCGCATACGTAGGATCCACGGTACTCGGTCCCACTGtcctggtacaagcactttacaaggtatattgatgaaaatttgaatcaattagagatgcacggaactagctagtactacttactttggggtgcgtaaattgcaactctttttTTAGACCGGGAATCTTAttggtgaacttcttccaaatcctGTCAGGAAAAGAAAATGattgaaattaacgaaagttgcatgtcgATATGGACCCGGTATTGACTGAACTTGCTTCTTGAGCATtgtagtcatgtccgcataataattgggatctttacgtctcgagtctaagacagttactttTGCTCCGTCAAGCTTAACGGATAGCAGAATATAGTGGTACCTGcgtacgcatatataactcatcaattacattatacttaacctcgagtaaagcAAAACCAAGTATACACAGAAGACAGCAACACTCACCTGGAGTTGTAAGGAAAGactatttcccttttgttttgatttacaagGAACGACTTTAGCAAGTTGTCCTCAATATCTTTGGGTTCGTGTCGTACCGACCATTCATTTACggaatctgggctaatgaacccaacatcaaagattcctgctttttttaattcgacgatcttcaatctgcataacatatatagtgaggataattatatatgcaTGCAATGAATgaactgagctagagacttaactatagaagtaattaatacttacaaacagtaggaagtcacgatttgtttgtcgagggccagttgattgtataactgaaacaaCTCCACAAATTGAACACAAATCACTTGACCTCCAATGAATTCCTGCTCTCGTTTCACTTCCATATAGATAGTGTCTCTCCCAGAATCCAGGCAGgtattcatgtaccactcatgcaatttgtgcatcatcggtgttagaggaggatgaccaggtttggcgAGAGGCTTCCCATGTCGGTATTCATATTTTTCTTCTGTTACCTCAGTCGTTTGAAAAATTACGCGTCCACCGGCTGCACTTCTTAAAACATCAGCCGGCTCGTGAGGCATCCGATGTTGTGTGATCGAATGGCCGAACGAAGTTCTTCACTTTTGCAATAGATGTAATGTTGCAGAAACATTTGCACTGGAGGTACTCTTGCAAAAGAagattttgcaacaaaggtcatgttgtaGAAAACTTTTTCAACATAAGTCAGgttgcagaatttttttcttCATCTTTCTGGAACATAGGTGATGTTGCAGATGAATTTTTTGCAAACAAAGGTCAGGTTgcagaaaacttttgcaacaagataTGTGTTCCAATTTATTGAAACAAAGACCATGTTGTTGAAACTCATCATTGTGCCTACTTGCACTAGCTTTGCGCGGTCAATCGCAACAACACCGTTGTTGCAGAAACTCAATTGCGGATCTTCTCGAGATGAAAACCGAGACGCGGCGGCCGCGCGGGAGCGGGCTTCCTAGCTGCGCTGCTGGTCCTCCCTGACCAGCAACGTGGCCCTGAGGACTGACTTAATCACCGACTTGCCTGGGGTCGGGAGGCCGAATGTGGTGCTGATCTGGTCGATCCTGACCACCGAGGGGAGGAACTGGAGGGCCTCAACCATGGCGAGGCTGATCATGTTGGCGCAGACGTCGTTAAGCTTGCAGAGCATGTGGAACTCGTGGTACAAGAGGGCATTGAAGTCCATGGCCGTCGCCGCCTCCGTTGTCGCCAGCTCCCTCCATTGAACGCGTAGCTAAGGAAACAGAAAGCCCCAGCGTCAGGACCAttttcctgaaacaacggtccaTTTTTAGGAAACGGTCATGACTACGTCGTTGCTCAGTTGGGCGTGGGCACAATCTCGTCCGTCAGATCGAGGCAGGATCAATGGACGAGCAGCCGGCAGAACAATCGCGCGGATCAGCTGGTAGGAGGTAATAGTTTTCCAAATAAAAAGGGAATCGTTTCCCACCcgcgcgccggccgaaccgacgCGCATGTCGCCCCCTCGCACGTGTGgacccatgcaacattttttccatCCGCGTGCTTCGCTGGTCagtggatgcaacattttttgtctaaatatgttgcaaccaacgtcatatttgctgcaagcgttttttactattttttgtcccagtaaaaaaaactgcatatacgtttgattgcaactccagttcgtcggatttttcgttacaatcgatgtttttttacttttgctacaaccgtgttaatttttgctacaaccggcatcatattttgccgcaaccgttcactaaaaaagtttcatacacgtcacgtaaatatttgctacaaccgacgtTTGATTTTTtctaccacgcaccatcagcttcgtttttttgttaccctcacgtagatattttttttgctacaaattttgttttatgttgcaaccgttgaaaaaattgttgcatcgcatcgaaattttgctgcatatgGAAAAAAATGTTACATGCGGATCCAACGATGCGGACGACGCGGGGTTGATGGATCCTGCGGCtcgcgcgcggccggccgaaagtttgGACCGGCGCGCCGGCTCAGATCAGCCCTCAAGGAAACAttgcaaagaaaaaaaaagatgtaCATGTTTTTTTTTACTCACTCTGTCTAGTAACTCTTGTTGCGACGGTATTTTTGCAAAATGCCCCTTTAGTTTTCCTCGACACAACCCGCGCCCCTTTCTTTAGTTATCTTTCCCTCATGTCGCTTCCCCTTTTCCCTTCCCCCTTCCGCCACAACCGTGGCACCGTCCATAGCCAACTCCGGCCATATCCCGGCAAGTCTCTGCCCTACCGACCTTCGTtagcaccccctcctccccctacctTTGTCGGCACCCCCTCCTTCCCCTACCTTCGCCCAGTCCCTGACATGCCGGTCGATTCGCCGACCTCACCACAAATCCCGGCCACCGTCAAAAGGGGAGAGAAAGCGGAGAAAAAATTCAATTGTTCTGTGGATGGCTTACGGGCGAGGCAGCGGGTGGCGGCGATGCACGAAGATTGTGTGCCAAAGTGTCCATCCAGCATGCTGCGTCCCTCACGGACGCCTGTCAGTAGGCCACAGGTGCATGGATGCCGGACGCACGAGTACATCCTCGATCTTGTAGGACCATCGGCGAGCGTGTCTAGGACTGCTGCTTCCACTCCACCGGCGCCTAAGGCTGACTTGGAGCTTCAAGACCTCCAACCCTCCATGGAACTCCGATCCCACAGCAGTCCCACCTCACTCCATGGTCAGGTCTTTCTTCCTCTCCCCGCAGTTGTGTTCCAAATTCTTGAGTTTTATACCTGGATGCGATCTCTTTTGATCGATCTCTTcctggttattatgccatttgaaTATGGAATTAGAGATCGGTTTATCCTGCACAACATAGTGCAAAGGTGTCCAATTTGGCTCTGTTCCTACACTGAGACTTGTGAATTTGAGCAGTTGTTCTTGTTCTCAGCTCCTACAGGGAGATGGATCTGAATTGGTGTGCTCAGCTCCTACGGTATTTGTCTCGAGTCATTTTAActgcatgcacatgtaaatatacAATCAGAATTTTCTATAGATCATTGGTGATCATTTTCGATGTCGGAATTGATTGGAAGTGTACTAGTCCCCTTTTGTTATGGTCTATATTCAGATATTTGCATATGATGAAGCACAGTTATCCTGTTTTTTCATTGGATCCAATAAGGGGGAATAAGATTAGATCATTGGTGTTGAATGTTGAGTTGCTGTGTGTAAACCTGGGTAACATAAAGAAATAAAAGGAGACTAGTAGATTATTATCCTTTGTATCTGTTGTGTGTAACATCCTGCTATGTTGTAATGTTGCATGAACCAAAGTAACCAGGTTTGATAAAGTACCGATCAAAATGACCTCCAACGGGATAATTTGGAACACTAGAGTAACATCTAGTTTACAAACAAAAATTTGGTAATTTTATAAACATTGCATAAATCTTGCTATGAACAACATAGTCTCACAAACTTCACTCACATTTGCAATAAGATGTGTAGTCTCCAAAAGTTTAGTTGTGGGTTTCCAAAATACACTCGGGTATATTTCTAGATTGATTGTTTTTTGAATCGATTGTTTCCAAAAAAATGATTGATTGATTCCAAAAACTCCTCACTGATTGCTTGTTTCCAAAAAATGCAGCGGCAAGTCTACCAGCGGTGGGGAAGGAGCAGCTCCTGGTTGCACATGTGGAAAAGGTAGCAGCAGCGGCGACGGCCCTCAATTGAGCGTGCAGTCGTCTCGCCGCCGGGGAAGACCCACATTAGCTAGCCTTTTAACTATAGtcaaagaagaagacaagaaccaACATAGGAACAAAATGAGAGGAGTTAAAGAAGAAGAGAACCAGCATAGGAACAAATTGAGAGGAGCTGTCAAACTGACATAAGTTTGAAATGTTCAGTAGATTTAGATATGTTTAGATTTTGTAAAATACTGTTGTAAATTCAGATATTTACAAATTCAAAGAGTTCAATGTTTACTAGATTCAGATGTTTATTGGATTGGTCACTACTTGATGTCCCTATTTGCATTGACATTTGCTTTCATAACTCCAATAATtccaaataaataaaaataattccaaataaatcaaaataattccagtaATTCCAAACAATTccaaataaatcaaaataatttcaataatTCCAAATAATTCCAATAATTCAACTAATTTCAAATAAATCCAATAAATCAAATAAACCCAAATACACATGACATACACAAGGCATTCACAAGACATACACTTGATCAttccctttctttttctttctgtaacTACTTCTTTTGTTCTCTTTCCTTTTCCAATTGCATTTCTTCTATAATGGCCCTGGTATCAACAACTAGCTGACAGTCGCAATATACATTGATTATTTCCCTACCGTCATTCTGAAGTCGTTCCTTGTGCACCATTTCTCAGTTCCCACTTTGGTATGGttctgattttgattttgatgattGACAACATGTTCATACACTGAtttggtttttgtttttgttttctataCGTGAAAATTGGCTTCTTCAAGATACCTTCAACATTAAGGCTGACAAGGGTAAAACTTTATCATCGAATTACAAGGTAAAACTGATACtccgtcaacaacaacaagattacTCTACTAAAAATTGTTTGAAATAGGAAAATGGATCATAATTGTTCCACTGAAAACTCACACAATTTTAAAAATCTAGTTTGTTCAAATTGTAAAAGAAGAGCATGATTGTAAAACAAATAGGTAGTCATGTGACCGAATCTAAGAATAGGTAGTTATGCAAAAAATAATAGGTAGTTTACTTTAAATGATTCAGTTTACTCAATATTGATTGAAAAGTTAATTCAGTTTACTCATTTTGGAGTAAACATTAACTAAATTTTATTTGCATggcagcttgatacgtctccaacgtatctacttttccaaactcttttgcccttgttttggaccctaatttgcatgatttgaatgaaactaacccagactgacgttgttttcagcagaattgtcttgatgttatttttgtgtagaaatagaagttctcggattgacctgaaaatttacggagaatatttgtggatttaataaaaaatacttgCTTAAGAATCTACCGGACatgggccacccccaggccacaagcctgcacggtgtcctcctaggccgcgccccctgggcttgtggggcccctaaggaTCCACCGACCTATTTTCCACTCCTACATATTCCCATCTACGgagagaaaatcaaggagaagaaatcatcgcgttttacaatacggagccaccgccacctcctgttcttcctcgggagggcagatctcgagtctgatttgggctccggagaggggaaattgacgcCGTCGtcgtcaccaaccatccttcatcaccaatttcatgatgctctccatcgttcgtgagtaattccatcatagtcTTGCTGGACAGGTGATGggttagatgagatctatcatgtaatcgagtttgttttgttagggtttgatccctagtatccactatgttctgagattgatgttgctatgactttgctatgcttaatgcttgtcactagggcccgagtgccatgatttcagatctgaacctgttatgttttcatgaatatatatatatatgtgtgtgtgtgtgtgtgtgtgtgtgtgtgtgtctttttgatcatatcttgcaaattatagacacctattatgagTTATGAACCGCATCCCCCGGGGTGATAATAActaggattctttccggtgattgtcgtagtttgaggagttcatgtattcactaagtgataaTGCTATGGTtccgttctctattaaaaggaggcctttatatcccttagtttccattaggaccccgctgccacgggagggtaggacaaaagatgtcatgcaagttcttttccataagcacgtatgactatatatggaatacatgcctacattacattgatgaattggagctagttttgtatcaccctatgttgtgactgttgcatgatgaatgccatccaacataattatccatcgctaatccattgcctacaagctttccacatattggtctttgctaagtttcTTTTCCGCTGctattgttacgatcactacaaaactgttaTTGTTACGTTTGTCACCGTTACCGTTacgtccatactactttgctactaaatactttgctgcagatattaagtctttcaagtgtggttgaattgacaactcggctgctaatactcgagaatatcctttggctccccttgtgtcggatcaataaatttgggttgaatactctacccatgaaaactgttgtgatcccctatacctgtgggttatcaagaccttttttggcgtcgttgccggggagcatagctttattctatgagtcacttggaatttatatctgttcatcactatgaagaatctgaaagacgctaaaaccaagatctacccctcaactacgaggacaggtaaggaactgccatctagctctgcacttgattcaccatctGTTATGACTGaatttgtgacaccaccacctactactgaatctgatatgtcacacgtaattgatgatgctacttctgctatgcatgatgcttatgatgatattttgcttgatactactgtgccacttggtgaatttcttgatgaacaaattgctagagtgaatgatGAAACTTATAatattgttgaatctgatgaaactgaacactatgattcacctactagacctagctctcctagatatgaattgcctaatatacctgagagttatgttatggaaggagaagtagctagggactttcttgcttgtaaggatagagatgatcttaagaaattactATGcaggtggaaggaaaaatctttgaatactagaatgcaatatgatcccaagtttgctacttcacctatctgtattactggtaaggattatgaattctctgtcaatcctgagttaattactttggtagaatttgatcctttccatggttatgaatctgaaactattgtggcacaccttactaaattgaatgatatagccaccctatttactcatgaggaaaaaaatcgttactattatattcttaagctttttccgttctcataaagggtgatgctaagataaggttcaattctcttgctcctggttatgtgcgtagtccccaggatatgatttactacttctctgaaaaatattttcctgcccataagaaacaagctgccttgcaggaaatatttaactttgtccaaattgaataagagagtctcccacaagcttgggagaggcttctcgagttacttaatgctttgcctgattaccctctcaagaaaaatgaaatacttgatatcttttataatggactaaccgatacttctagggaccacctagatagttgtgctggttgtgttttcagggaacgaactattgaaCAAGTTGAACTACTATTGAACAATATATtgacaatgataatgattggactatttctGGACCACCTCTAAAATCAACTACGAAtaaaagaggtattttattcctcaatcctgaagatatgcaagaggcaaagaaatatatgaaagaaaaaggtattaaagctgaatatgttaagaatctaccacctattgaagaaatacatggtcttgataaccctacacaggtagtagaggtaaattctcttcgtagatttgatgaaggtgatattccttataataagtctgctagccaatgcttggatgaatttgataattttgttgttaaacaagaaaattccaatgcttatgttagtagacaatggaagcataatgcttacatgcttgatcgcttgggtgaatatatgagtagaactgttaatgacattaggcttattagtaaacatgcttccatggtaactactcaagtagaacaagtacttaaggcacacaatgatttgctcaatgagattactagtaagaacaatgatcatgatgttagagttgtaactagaggtggtagaatgactgaggaacctttgtatcctcagggctatcctaagagaattgagcaagaatcTCAGAGAGATAATATTGATGTACCTTGTctttttaataaaaataaaactaatgatgataggactttgcatgctgctagtgaacctgttatagagtcTCATGAGAACCCAAATGATACCTCTATTTCTGAtggtgaaacacaatctggtaatgaacatgaacctagtgataatattaatgatgatgttcatgttgatgctcaacctagtaatgacaatgatgtggagactgaacctgatgttgatcttgataacccacaacctaagaataaaagatatgataaaagaaattttgttgctaggaagcatggtagagaaagagaaccatgggttcagaaacccatgccctttcctcctaagccatccaaaaagaaggatgatgaggattttgagcgctttatcgaAATGTTGAGATCCGTTTTCCTACGTATGCGATTAAcggatattctgaaaatgtctccctatgctaagtacatgaaagatattgttattaataaaagaaagataccggaagctgagatctccaccatgcttgctaattacacctttaaGGGTGGTATACCAAAGAAACTGGGAGATCCCAGAGTACCTACTATacaatgctccattaaaggaagttATGGTAAAActactttatgtgaccttggagatggtgttagtgttttgccgttctctttatatcatagacttaaattgaataaattgacacctactgaaatctctcttcaaatggatgataaatcaactgctttacctatcggtatttgtgaggatgtgcctattgtggttgcaaacgttactatcttaatggactttgttattcttgatattcccgaggacgacagcttgtcgatcatccttggtagaccttttttgaatactgtaggggttgttattgattgcaataaaggcaatgtcacttttcatgtcaatggtaatgagcatacggtacattttccaaagaaacaatctcaagttcatagcatcaactccattgaaaaaattccaacgttcattattggagactttgaattccctcttcctactgccaagaaaaaatatgatatacttcttgttggggacatgcatatccccattgaggtaacctagtgctaTCCGAaagttctcctcttccatgccatTCGAAAAAactttgtcaataagacttgatcaactttattgatggattctttttgacgggcatgagatggataaatttagaaagcacaaccttatGTACCTAACTTTTTTATTATCTGTTCTTTAGTTTCAATTCGGTAAAAGGTTAttatttccatgttttctgttttacccgTGCAATAGAAAATATCCTGAAAAATAAAGGTTCTCAGAACTccatgaaaatttagtatgatttttctcgaatatttaagaatttctggtactaagaacacatcagggggctgcactagtgggccacaagcctactggGCGCAGACACCCCCCtgggcgccccctggcttgtgggtcccatgtggGGCCCCTTCACTTTTTCCAGTACCCAttcactccttcttcctccagaaaaaaatcctaccattgctcaaacccgtgttttacctcatcttgctgccattttcgatctccttgctcaaagcttcatttgcaaaactattttaggggattgatcatcggtatgtgactcctccaatggtccaattactTTTTGTTCTTGTGCTTTATATAATGCAAAATATTGCTGctatggtgaccttgttcttgagcttgcatgtcaaatttgtagggttcCAAGTAGTGTTGATGCATGATacagcttctaggcacttgtgggagtagttgctataagctTTGATTGAGTTTTGATGATTATTATGTGGAGTTACTaagaatttcagatttattttttagagaaataaaaatgttaaggaaaatataccaaggtggttcctcgagcaagaaGACCCCGAGACTCGCGATATGCGAGCCCGACCTGGAACacgcaagggaagctcaagtacggCCTTGTGAATGGCCATCGGAATCATTCATGGTCCAGGCTGGATTCAAGGATGAATTTTATGCGCATATACGAAACGCTtgccttgaagattttgtttcaaACCAATGCAAGAAATATTATCAAATCACTGGTTCCTTCGTGCGGAGGAAAGACAAAGGTACTTCATAACCACAGAGGAGGGAGATGATTACGAGAGGCAAAGGCAGCTCGCCTCCATGCTGAAGTTGTTCAGGCGGCAGCTGCCGCAGCCCTGTACAACCCCGActatgactttggatattatCCAGGCCAaccatggccttagaccaacttaggccaaaagcctaagcttggggagtacatatttctcaccgacattacattcatgttcacacacacattccagttgtcggtgttcatactttctCATTGTACTAtacatggtagtttatttcttctttttgttttcttcttgtgtgtttcattaaccttgagaaaatccaaaaagatttttttcttcttttccttgttgcgggctttcccgtgtaaatattttttctttcttctttgggtcgtaaggagaagaccacgatgacatgctgagtggctctcatattcattagcgtttatctatcagagagtccACATTAGctcgtcttctcctttgagttattgcttgcagattccagcttactccaatgcacgaacactcctattattatttttcacaccgtttggtcgtgcaagtgaaacacaataatggcgatatatgatgaagtgactgagatggagaaaagatggtatgaactcaacctatcttgtttttataaatatgattagctcatcgttctggaTTCAGCTCATTATGggttgaacatgtttgcaatggcaATTAGATATTATaattacttatgccatgcttaattatctaggagtgaataatggtttgtcttgagtgccaacatacatattaaaatggttgtgatgtagtatgatagaatggtatcatcctccgaatgattcgagtggcttgacttggcacatgttcatgcatgtagttaaaacaaaatcaacatagcctctacgatgtttatgttcatagtgatttatatcctactcattcttgcattcaatgttggttaatctcaaagcatgtttatgattgttgtcgctctctagttggtcacttccgagtcttttgctagccttcacttgtactaagcgggaatactgcttgtgcatccatcctcataaacccaaaattattccatatgagtccagcatacctacctatatgcagtattcaCCTGccttcctaagtaaatttgcatgtgccatactctaaaccttcaaataaatattctgttttgtacgCTCGAATCGctgatgtagtgactaggggctatcagtatcttccattctatgtgggttattctcaagatatgtgttgattcactatcattcacgagaaagtggctggtaatcgggatgcccagttccatgctcaaaattcaaaacaaatttaatgaaacaacaccccccccccaggattgatgtttgtatggacggtatccGTGGATGAGGCTcgccatggaatgtgattgatcggtggagggggagtaaaaactttactattctgtttgggaaccgcctataatgtatttagcatggaagatatcgagaaCTCGTAGTTgttacattgacaatgaaagcataccacccaaaattttgattcatctctgttttaaaaagctcGAGCTAtggtacctctgcaaatcaatgtttccctctgcgaagggtctatctattttactttactgttgagtcatcctcttcttataaaaaggcaccagttagagagagcCCCTCTCATTTGTATtctttgttattaattgatattgagtatgattatgac harbors:
- the LOC123408877 gene encoding uncharacterized protein LOC123408877 isoform X2 — translated: MSLPLFPSPFRHNRGTVHSQLRPYPGKSLPYRPSLAPPPPPTFVGTPSFPYLRPVPDMPVDSPTSPQIPATVKRGEKAEKKFNCSVDGLRARQRVAAMHEDCVPKCPSSMLRPSRTPVSRPQVHGCRTHEYILDLVGPSASVSRTAASTPPAPKADLELQDLQPSMELRSHSSPTSLHGQRQVYQRWGRSSSWLHMWKR
- the LOC123408877 gene encoding uncharacterized protein LOC123408877 isoform X1 → MSLPLFPSPFRHNRGTVHSQLRPYPGKSLPYRPSLAPPPPPTFVGTPSFPYLRPVPDMPVDSPTSPQIPATVKRGEKAEKKFNCSVDGLRARQRVAAMHEDCVPKCPSSMLRPSRTPVSRPQVHGCRTHEYILDLVGPSASVSRTAASTPPAPKADLELQDLQPSMELRSHSSPTSLHAASLPAVGKEQLLVAHVEKVAAAATALN